The following proteins come from a genomic window of Tepidiforma thermophila:
- a CDS encoding glycosyltransferase family 4 protein: MRVLLATDSFPPKIDGVSDTAAIVARVLGRFGHTARVIAPAPGPEEVEGARVARIGSIPAPLYPELRLGVALDRVVRIARSRWDGAIVLTPGPIGATVALALRRETPLLNIYTTDIPRYLQTYGMHQFVGAATWLLRRMAERSERTLCPTRFVEEELRALGFPRLEVWGRGVDTELFNPGRRSAAMRARLAGGEPERPLVLYVGRLAKEKRLETLAEVAEVLPGVRLALVGDGPERARLEELFAGKPVVFTGYLRGVELAEAFASADVFVFPSWTDTFGQVVLQAMACGLPPVVVTGSATAELVRPGVCGLHVAPGRPGALAAAVRRLVEDEGMRRSMGMAAAAHARRYSWEALVQRLVELLSPGDAPGQVDVPGALAK, from the coding sequence GTGAGGGTTCTGCTGGCGACGGATTCGTTTCCGCCGAAGATTGATGGGGTTTCCGATACCGCCGCTATTGTGGCCCGCGTGCTGGGCCGGTTCGGGCATACGGCCCGGGTGATTGCGCCGGCGCCGGGGCCCGAGGAGGTGGAAGGGGCGCGTGTTGCGCGGATCGGTTCGATACCGGCGCCGCTCTACCCTGAGCTGCGGCTCGGGGTGGCGCTCGACCGGGTGGTGCGGATTGCGCGGTCGCGGTGGGACGGGGCGATTGTCCTGACGCCGGGCCCGATCGGGGCGACGGTTGCGCTGGCGCTGCGCAGGGAGACGCCGCTGCTCAATATCTACACGACGGATATCCCGCGGTATTTGCAGACGTACGGCATGCACCAGTTCGTGGGCGCGGCGACGTGGCTGCTGCGGCGGATGGCGGAGCGGTCGGAGCGGACGCTCTGCCCGACCCGGTTTGTGGAGGAGGAGCTGCGGGCGCTGGGGTTTCCGCGGCTGGAGGTCTGGGGCCGGGGCGTCGATACGGAGCTGTTCAACCCGGGCCGCCGGAGCGCGGCAATGCGTGCGCGCCTGGCCGGGGGCGAACCGGAACGGCCGCTCGTGCTGTACGTGGGGCGGCTGGCGAAGGAGAAGCGGCTGGAGACGCTGGCTGAGGTGGCGGAGGTGCTGCCCGGGGTGCGGCTGGCGCTGGTCGGCGATGGTCCGGAGCGGGCGCGGCTGGAGGAGCTGTTTGCCGGGAAGCCGGTGGTGTTCACCGGCTATTTGCGGGGGGTGGAGCTGGCGGAGGCGTTTGCTTCAGCGGATGTGTTCGTGTTCCCGAGCTGGACGGACACGTTCGGGCAGGTGGTGCTGCAGGCGATGGCGTGCGGGCTGCCGCCGGTGGTCGTGACGGGCTCGGCGACGGCGGAGCTGGTGCGTCCCGGGGTGTGCGGGCTGCATGTGGCGCCGGGCCGACCGGGGGCGCTGGCAGCTGCGGTGCGGCGCCTGGTGGAGGACGAGGGGATGCGGCGGTCGATGGGGATGGCTGCGGCCGCGCACGCACGGCGGTATTCGTGGGAGGCGCTGGTGCAGCGCCTGGTAGAGCTGCTCTCTCCCGGGGATGCGCCCGGGCAGGTGGATGTGCCCGGGGCACTGGCGAAGTAA
- a CDS encoding pyruvate kinase produces MERSVLLRRLEELQDQALRAAAAVPPSLVGDAATSAANLLAYRALRTRDIADIQVALADLGLSSLGRLEPNVLDSLEQVRAWLAGTAPRAFVPSREQALRLQEERTVRLFGRPRPGRTTRIMVTLDHTVPDPVLHCIELLRAGMDVARINAAHGRPADWQALADAVRHAELELERQGTPPPRRCHILFDLSGPRLRIGTFAGEIRLGAGDRLRLLRSAEPLAGSPGDDIPALPCSHPEALRVIAPGHPVAIDDGKFAGTVVAVTEAWVEILLEAPVGRRRRLRPEKGLNFPGVPLPLPALTADDIASLDAAASFADLVGLSFVHAPADIARLAAELDLRGLHNNGIVAKIETRAAARRLVPILLEGLRRPSFGVMVARGDLAIEVGWDDLALYQEAILCLAEAAHLPSIWATQVLETLARHGMPARPEITDAAAATRADCVMLNKGPHVVAAARFLDRLLSSEHRHRQKKRELFREFISLEEAPRDVEPVPSAAFHGC; encoded by the coding sequence ATGGAGCGCTCGGTTCTCCTGCGCCGCCTGGAAGAACTCCAGGACCAGGCCTTGCGTGCTGCCGCAGCCGTCCCGCCAAGCCTGGTCGGCGATGCCGCAACCAGTGCCGCCAACCTCCTCGCCTACCGCGCCCTCCGCACCCGTGATATCGCCGATATCCAGGTCGCCCTCGCAGACCTCGGCCTCAGTTCGCTCGGCCGCCTCGAACCGAACGTCCTGGATTCACTTGAGCAGGTCCGCGCCTGGCTGGCCGGCACGGCGCCCCGCGCCTTCGTCCCCTCGCGCGAACAGGCGCTCCGCCTCCAGGAAGAGCGCACCGTCCGCCTCTTCGGCCGTCCCAGGCCCGGCCGGACGACCCGCATCATGGTCACCCTCGACCACACCGTCCCCGACCCGGTGCTCCACTGCATCGAACTCCTCCGCGCCGGCATGGACGTCGCCCGCATTAACGCCGCCCACGGCCGCCCCGCCGATTGGCAGGCCCTCGCCGATGCAGTCCGCCACGCGGAGCTCGAGCTCGAACGCCAGGGCACACCCCCGCCCCGGCGCTGCCATATCCTCTTCGACCTCTCCGGCCCCCGCCTCCGCATCGGGACCTTCGCCGGCGAAATCCGCCTCGGTGCCGGCGACCGCCTCCGCCTCCTTCGCTCCGCCGAACCGCTCGCCGGCTCCCCGGGCGACGACATCCCCGCGCTCCCCTGCAGTCATCCTGAAGCCCTCCGGGTCATCGCCCCGGGTCACCCGGTCGCGATCGACGACGGCAAGTTCGCCGGCACCGTCGTGGCAGTGACCGAAGCCTGGGTCGAAATCCTCCTTGAAGCCCCGGTCGGCCGGCGGCGTCGCCTCCGTCCCGAAAAAGGGCTGAACTTCCCGGGCGTCCCTCTCCCCCTCCCTGCCCTTACTGCCGACGACATCGCCAGTCTCGATGCCGCAGCAAGCTTCGCCGACCTCGTCGGCCTCTCCTTCGTCCACGCCCCGGCCGATATCGCGCGTCTCGCCGCCGAGCTCGACCTCCGCGGCCTCCACAACAACGGCATCGTCGCCAAGATCGAAACCCGCGCCGCCGCTCGGCGGCTCGTCCCAATCCTGCTCGAGGGGCTGCGCCGACCGTCGTTCGGCGTCATGGTCGCCCGCGGCGACCTCGCCATCGAAGTCGGCTGGGATGACCTCGCGCTCTACCAGGAGGCCATCCTCTGCCTCGCCGAGGCCGCCCATCTCCCCTCGATCTGGGCAACCCAGGTCCTCGAGACCCTCGCCCGCCACGGCATGCCCGCCCGGCCCGAGATCACCGACGCTGCCGCCGCGACCCGCGCCGACTGCGTCATGTTGAATAAGGGCCCGCACGTCGTCGCCGCAGCCCGCTTCCTCGACCGCCTCCTCTCGTCCGAGCACCGCCACCGCCAGAAGAAGCGTGAACTCTTCCGCGAGTTTATCTCGCTCGAAGAGGCCCCTCGCGACGTCGAGCCCGTGCCCTCCGCCGCCTTCCACGGCTGTTAA
- a CDS encoding acryloyl-CoA reductase, producing the protein MTYRALVVDKQGDAFSVAVRELSEADLPPGDVTIRVHWSSINYKDGLALSPTGRVIRTYPMVPGVDLAGVVLESSDSRFAPGQEVVVTGYDVGVSHPGGFAELARVPGDWVMPLPPGLTLKEAMAIGTAGFTAALSLEALEHNGLRPENGTVIVTGATGGVGSTAVAMLAQAGYTVAASTGKASEHAYLRELGASEILSREEVSAESTRPLESERWAGAVDPVGGATTAYLIRTMKYGASIALSGLTGGNAITTTVYPFILRNVNLLGIDSVFTPMDRRQRTWQRLATDLKPRGLLDSIAVETDLDGVPAVCADILQGKVRGRTLVRLA; encoded by the coding sequence ATGACCTACCGCGCCCTCGTCGTTGATAAGCAGGGCGACGCCTTCTCTGTCGCCGTCCGCGAACTCTCCGAGGCCGACCTCCCGCCCGGGGACGTCACCATCCGCGTCCACTGGAGCTCCATCAACTACAAGGACGGCCTCGCCCTCTCCCCCACTGGCCGCGTCATCCGCACCTACCCCATGGTCCCCGGCGTCGACCTCGCCGGCGTCGTCCTGGAATCCTCCGACAGCCGCTTTGCTCCCGGCCAGGAGGTCGTCGTCACCGGCTACGACGTCGGCGTCAGCCACCCCGGCGGCTTCGCCGAGCTCGCCCGCGTCCCCGGCGACTGGGTCATGCCCCTCCCGCCCGGCCTGACACTCAAAGAGGCGATGGCCATCGGCACCGCCGGTTTCACCGCCGCGCTCTCCCTCGAAGCCCTCGAACATAACGGCCTGCGCCCCGAAAACGGCACCGTCATCGTCACCGGCGCCACCGGCGGCGTCGGCTCCACCGCCGTCGCCATGCTCGCCCAGGCCGGCTACACCGTCGCGGCCAGCACCGGCAAAGCCTCCGAACACGCCTACCTGCGCGAACTCGGCGCCTCCGAAATCCTCTCCCGCGAAGAGGTCAGCGCCGAAAGCACCCGCCCGCTCGAATCCGAGCGCTGGGCCGGCGCAGTCGACCCCGTTGGCGGCGCCACCACCGCCTACCTCATCCGCACCATGAAGTACGGCGCCAGCATCGCCCTCAGCGGCCTCACCGGCGGCAACGCCATCACCACCACCGTCTACCCCTTCATCCTGCGCAACGTGAACCTCCTCGGCATCGACTCCGTCTTCACGCCGATGGACCGCCGGCAGCGCACCTGGCAGCGCCTCGCTACCGACCTCAAACCCCGTGGCCTGCTCGATTCCATCGCCGTCGAAACCGACCTCGATGGCGTCCCCGCCGTCTGCGCCGATATCCTCCAGGGCAAAGTCCGCGGCCGCACGCTGGTCCGCCTCGCCTGA
- a CDS encoding alpha/beta fold hydrolase, with product MSEELRADRFRVEVAAPRGFRQAFVREGVGGVPLLLVHGWPETKRIWWRNIGVLAAAGFEVIAPDLRGFGDSDVGPDGFHDVPSHARDLYALVHDVLGHERVVAVGGDLGGPVIQDLSLRYPGFVDRMVLFNSPLPYDRELMAGLRTRSPREAMDYYIRQGTDADGLAAELATPEMRRRYIATFYTSRFWAHPGAFTPEAVEFMTEPFADGAKLRASFGAYEASFRESARSEPSAMAAPNPTRTFILFGPSDHVIYPDFDLMAARVFPEHAGPFLLRDCGHFVQWEAAHALNSAVIAWCGDLLAAGRQ from the coding sequence ATGAGTGAGGAGCTGCGGGCGGACCGGTTCCGGGTGGAGGTCGCGGCGCCGCGGGGGTTCCGGCAGGCGTTCGTGCGGGAGGGGGTCGGCGGGGTGCCGCTGCTGCTGGTGCACGGCTGGCCGGAGACGAAGCGGATCTGGTGGCGGAACATCGGGGTGCTGGCCGCGGCGGGCTTCGAGGTGATTGCGCCGGACCTGCGCGGCTTCGGCGATTCGGACGTGGGGCCCGACGGCTTCCACGATGTGCCATCGCACGCGCGGGACCTGTATGCGCTGGTGCACGATGTGCTGGGGCACGAGCGGGTAGTGGCGGTCGGCGGCGACCTCGGCGGGCCGGTGATCCAGGACCTTTCGCTGCGGTACCCGGGGTTCGTTGACCGGATGGTACTGTTCAATTCGCCGCTTCCGTACGACCGGGAGCTGATGGCGGGGCTGCGGACGCGGTCGCCGCGGGAGGCGATGGACTACTACATCCGGCAGGGGACGGATGCCGACGGGCTGGCGGCGGAGCTGGCGACGCCGGAGATGCGGCGGCGGTACATTGCGACGTTCTATACGTCGCGGTTCTGGGCGCACCCGGGGGCGTTCACGCCGGAGGCGGTGGAGTTCATGACGGAGCCGTTCGCGGACGGGGCGAAGCTGCGGGCGAGCTTCGGGGCGTACGAGGCGTCGTTCCGGGAGTCGGCGCGGAGCGAGCCGTCAGCGATGGCGGCGCCGAACCCGACGCGGACGTTCATCCTGTTCGGGCCAAGCGACCACGTGATCTATCCGGACTTCGACCTGATGGCAGCGCGGGTGTTCCCGGAGCATGCGGGGCCGTTCCTGCTGCGGGATTGCGGGCATTTCGTGCAGTGGGAGGCGGCGCACGCGCTGAACTCGGCGGTCATTGCGTGGTGCGGGGACCTGCTGGCGGCGGGGCGTCAGTAG
- the uvrA gene encoding excinuclease ABC subunit UvrA produces the protein MPLDHIIVRGAREHNLKNIDVRIPRDRLVVITGLSGSGKSSLAFDTIYAEGQRRYVESLSAYARQFLGLMEKPDVDHIDGLSPAISIDQKSTSNNPRSTVGTVTEIYDYMRLLWARIGKPHCPVCGRPIERQTVQQIVDATLAYPPGSRLLLLAPVARAKKGEHAGIFDEARRAGFVRVRVDGQVYDIDELPALDKKKRHDIDVVVDRLVVPEPGSDPAAASRIADSVEQALKVGQGVMIVGYAGGAPADAPQPPAERIFSEHFACPYDGTSIGEIEPRTFSFNSPHGACPRCTGLGVEMQIDPALVIPDRSKSIAQGAVEPWSKSPSVAGWYLRQLEAVAEDQGFSIHTPIAELTEAQLNALLYGTGEKLLRLRFTNQYGRTQVYDTRYEGVIPNLQRRYKETDSDYVRAEIEKYMAAIPCPECRGRRLRPEALSVLVDGQPITAVTAMSIAEARAWFDRLAGPETPLSPRDQAIAAQVLKEIRSRLEFLVDVGLDYLTLDRVSGTLSGGESQRIRLATQIGSALMGVLYICDEPSIGLHPVDGDRLIRTLERLRDLGNTVLVVEHDEAMMRAADWIIDMGPGAGIHGGRVVAEGPLSAILDSPESITGAYLSGRRQIPVPKQRRPGNGKSLRIVGARENNLRNITVEIPLGKFVAVTGVSGSGKSSLITDILVPRALQVLHGARQRPGAHDTIEGLEHIDKVVDIDQSPIGRTPRSNPATYTGAFTLIRDLFASVPEARARGYKAGRFSFNVKGGRCEECAGDGYKVVEMQFLPDVTVPCEACHGKRYNREALEITFRGKNIAEVLDMTVSEAVEFFERFPRIKRILDTLEATGLGYIKLGQPATTLSGGEAQRIKLAAELSRRSTGRTLYVLDEPTTGLAFQDVAHLLDVLHRLVDSGNTVVVIEHHLDVIKSADHIIDLGPLGGDRGGQVIATGTPEDVALVDASFTGRYLRPILEAAGTLAAAAPAATEPGPAARTRRSGRGAAAPVPTPPANGRAPGTDGAADVSDRAAAAAGRIDARAARDAAAAAARPGSRPARKRPDARPETASERALREHRESRPAD, from the coding sequence GTGCCCCTCGACCACATCATCGTCCGCGGCGCCCGCGAGCATAACCTCAAGAACATCGACGTCCGCATCCCGCGCGACCGCCTCGTCGTCATCACCGGCCTCTCCGGCTCCGGCAAATCCTCCCTCGCCTTCGACACCATTTACGCCGAAGGCCAGCGCCGCTACGTCGAATCCCTGTCCGCCTACGCCCGCCAGTTCCTCGGGCTCATGGAAAAACCCGATGTCGACCACATCGACGGCCTCTCCCCCGCCATCTCCATTGACCAGAAGTCCACGTCCAATAACCCGCGCTCCACGGTCGGCACCGTCACCGAAATCTACGACTACATGCGCCTCCTCTGGGCCCGCATCGGCAAACCCCACTGCCCCGTCTGCGGCCGCCCCATCGAACGCCAGACCGTCCAGCAGATCGTCGATGCCACCCTCGCCTACCCGCCCGGCTCCCGCCTCCTCCTCCTTGCCCCCGTCGCCCGCGCCAAAAAGGGCGAGCACGCCGGCATCTTCGATGAAGCCCGCCGCGCCGGCTTCGTCCGCGTCCGCGTCGACGGCCAGGTCTACGACATCGATGAGCTCCCCGCCCTCGACAAAAAGAAGCGCCACGATATCGACGTCGTCGTCGACCGCCTCGTCGTCCCCGAACCCGGTTCCGACCCCGCCGCCGCAAGCCGCATCGCCGACTCCGTCGAACAGGCCCTCAAGGTCGGCCAGGGCGTCATGATCGTCGGCTACGCCGGCGGCGCTCCCGCCGATGCCCCCCAGCCCCCCGCCGAGCGCATCTTCTCCGAGCACTTCGCCTGCCCCTACGACGGCACCTCCATCGGCGAAATCGAGCCGCGCACCTTCTCCTTCAACAGCCCCCACGGCGCCTGCCCCCGCTGCACCGGGCTCGGCGTCGAAATGCAGATCGACCCCGCGCTCGTCATCCCCGACCGCTCAAAGTCCATCGCCCAGGGCGCCGTCGAACCGTGGTCGAAATCCCCCAGCGTCGCCGGCTGGTACCTCCGCCAGCTCGAAGCCGTCGCCGAAGACCAGGGCTTCTCCATCCACACGCCCATCGCCGAGCTGACCGAGGCTCAGCTCAACGCCCTCCTCTACGGCACCGGCGAGAAGCTCCTCCGCCTCCGCTTCACCAACCAGTACGGCCGCACCCAGGTCTACGACACCCGCTACGAAGGCGTCATCCCCAACCTCCAGCGTCGCTACAAAGAAACCGACTCCGATTACGTCCGCGCCGAGATCGAAAAATACATGGCCGCCATCCCCTGCCCCGAGTGCAGGGGCCGCCGCCTCCGGCCCGAGGCCCTCTCCGTGCTCGTCGATGGCCAGCCGATCACGGCCGTCACCGCCATGAGCATCGCCGAGGCCCGCGCCTGGTTCGACCGCCTCGCCGGCCCCGAAACCCCGCTCTCCCCGCGCGACCAGGCGATCGCTGCCCAGGTCCTTAAAGAGATCCGCTCCCGCCTCGAATTCCTCGTCGACGTCGGCCTCGACTACCTCACCCTCGACCGCGTCTCCGGCACCCTCTCCGGCGGTGAATCCCAGCGCATCCGCCTCGCCACCCAGATCGGCTCCGCCCTCATGGGCGTTCTCTACATCTGCGACGAACCCTCCATCGGCCTCCACCCCGTCGATGGCGACCGCCTCATCCGCACCCTCGAACGCCTCCGCGACCTCGGCAACACCGTCCTCGTCGTCGAGCACGACGAGGCCATGATGCGCGCCGCCGACTGGATCATCGATATGGGGCCCGGCGCCGGCATCCACGGCGGCCGCGTCGTCGCGGAAGGTCCGCTTTCCGCCATCCTCGACTCCCCCGAGAGCATCACCGGCGCCTACCTCTCCGGCCGCCGCCAGATCCCCGTGCCGAAGCAGCGCCGCCCCGGCAACGGCAAGTCCCTGCGCATCGTTGGCGCCCGCGAGAACAACCTCCGCAACATCACCGTCGAGATCCCCCTCGGCAAGTTCGTCGCCGTCACCGGCGTCTCCGGCTCCGGCAAATCCTCGCTCATCACCGACATCCTCGTGCCCCGTGCCCTCCAGGTCCTCCACGGCGCCCGCCAGCGCCCCGGCGCCCACGACACCATCGAAGGGCTCGAACACATCGACAAGGTCGTCGATATCGACCAATCGCCCATCGGCCGCACCCCCCGCTCCAACCCGGCCACCTACACCGGCGCCTTCACCCTCATCCGCGACCTCTTCGCCTCCGTCCCCGAAGCCCGCGCCCGCGGCTACAAAGCCGGCCGCTTCTCCTTCAACGTCAAAGGCGGCCGCTGCGAAGAATGCGCCGGCGACGGCTACAAAGTCGTCGAAATGCAGTTCCTCCCCGACGTCACCGTCCCCTGCGAGGCCTGCCACGGCAAGCGCTACAACCGCGAAGCTCTCGAAATCACCTTCCGCGGCAAGAACATCGCCGAAGTCCTCGATATGACCGTCTCTGAGGCCGTCGAGTTCTTCGAACGGTTCCCCCGCATCAAGCGCATCCTCGACACCCTCGAAGCCACCGGCCTCGGTTACATCAAACTCGGGCAGCCTGCCACCACCCTCTCCGGAGGCGAAGCCCAGCGCATCAAGCTCGCCGCCGAACTCTCCCGCCGCTCCACCGGCCGCACCCTCTACGTCCTCGACGAACCCACCACCGGCCTCGCCTTCCAGGACGTGGCCCACCTCCTCGACGTCCTCCACCGCCTCGTCGATAGCGGCAACACCGTCGTCGTCATCGAACACCACCTCGACGTCATCAAGTCGGCCGACCACATCATCGACCTCGGCCCCCTCGGCGGCGACCGCGGCGGCCAGGTTATCGCCACCGGCACCCCTGAGGATGTCGCTCTGGTCGACGCCAGCTTCACCGGGCGCTACCTCCGTCCCATCCTCGAAGCCGCCGGGACACTCGCCGCTGCCGCCCCTGCCGCAACGGAGCCTGGCCCGGCCGCGCGGACCCGCCGTTCAGGCCGCGGCGCCGCCGCGCCGGTCCCCACACCGCCGGCCAACGGCCGCGCCCCCGGCACCGATGGGGCGGCAGATGTCTCCGACCGCGCCGCCGCCGCAGCAGGCCGCATCGATGCCCGCGCCGCCCGCGATGCTGCTGCTGCCGCCGCCCGGCCCGGGTCCCGGCCCGCCCGCAAGCGCCCCGACGCCCGCCCGGAGACCGCCAGCGAGCGCGCCCTCCGCGAGCACCGCGAGTCCCGCCCCGCTGACTGA
- a CDS encoding dihydrofolate reductase family protein produces the protein MPKPDYTALEFPAPPDGRPYVIINMVMSVDGKTVVDGTEQGLGSRIDQRLMRELRVHADIVLNGAETLRVSGSSSRLGDPILETIRAARGREGLPIAATITASANLPLDRIFFTAPDFDAVVYVARGAPADRVRALRATGRQVVLLPKRNDLAAMLSHMRSELGASLLLCEGGPTLNAGLFAIDAVDELFITIGPRIVAGRDTLTPVEGDRAFTRRTMKQLELVSAVPNEATGELYCRYRVRR, from the coding sequence ATGCCCAAGCCCGATTACACCGCGCTCGAATTCCCCGCCCCGCCGGACGGCCGCCCCTACGTCATCATCAACATGGTCATGTCGGTCGATGGCAAGACCGTCGTCGATGGCACCGAGCAGGGGCTCGGCTCGCGCATCGACCAGCGCCTCATGCGCGAGCTCCGCGTCCACGCCGATATCGTCCTCAACGGCGCCGAAACCCTTCGCGTCAGCGGCTCCTCATCCCGCCTCGGCGACCCCATCCTCGAAACCATCCGCGCGGCCCGCGGCCGCGAGGGGCTCCCCATCGCCGCCACGATCACCGCCTCCGCCAATCTCCCCCTCGACCGCATCTTCTTCACCGCCCCCGACTTCGACGCCGTGGTCTACGTCGCCCGCGGCGCCCCCGCCGACCGCGTCCGCGCACTCCGCGCCACCGGCCGGCAGGTCGTCCTCCTCCCGAAACGCAACGACCTCGCCGCCATGCTCAGCCACATGCGCAGCGAACTCGGCGCCAGCCTCCTCCTCTGCGAAGGCGGCCCCACCCTGAACGCCGGCCTCTTCGCTATCGACGCCGTCGACGAGCTGTTCATCACCATCGGTCCCCGCATCGTCGCCGGCCGAGACACCCTGACCCCGGTCGAAGGCGACCGCGCCTTCACCCGCCGCACCATGAAGCAGCTCGAACTCGTCTCCGCCGTCCCGAACGAAGCCACCGGCGAGCTCTACTGCCGCTATCGGGTGCGACGCTAG
- a CDS encoding DUF2905 domain-containing protein — protein sequence MEPRSLGLLVVIVGVALVVIGALVAIGAFSWFGRLPGDIRIESGNTRVYIPITTMVLLSVVLSLLAAIFRRFQ from the coding sequence ATGGAACCCCGCAGCCTCGGCCTCCTGGTCGTCATCGTCGGCGTCGCCCTCGTCGTCATCGGCGCCCTCGTCGCCATCGGCGCCTTCTCGTGGTTCGGCCGCCTCCCCGGCGACATCCGCATCGAATCCGGCAACACCCGGGTCTACATCCCCATCACCACCATGGTCCTCCTCTCCGTCGTCCTCTCCCTCCTCGCGGCCATCTTCCGCCGCTTCCAGTAA
- the hisI gene encoding phosphoribosyl-AMP cyclohydrolase → MSEVERLAFGPDGLVPAVVQDADTGEVLVLAYMNEEALRRTLETGLVTFWSRSRGQLWQKGETSGNTLALVSIAKNCEANSLLVKARPAGPACHTGHATCYYRPLDPARDLPGSA, encoded by the coding sequence ATGAGCGAAGTCGAGCGCCTGGCCTTCGGCCCCGATGGCCTCGTGCCCGCAGTCGTGCAGGATGCCGACACCGGCGAGGTCCTGGTCCTGGCCTACATGAACGAAGAGGCCCTCCGGCGCACCCTCGAAACCGGCCTCGTCACCTTCTGGAGCCGCTCCCGCGGCCAGCTCTGGCAGAAGGGCGAAACCTCCGGCAACACCCTCGCCCTCGTCTCCATCGCCAAGAACTGCGAGGCCAACTCGCTCCTCGTCAAAGCGCGGCCCGCCGGCCCCGCCTGCCACACCGGGCATGCGACCTGCTACTACCGCCCCCTCGACCCCGCACGCGACCTCCCCGGCTCAGCCTGA
- the hisF gene encoding imidazole glycerol phosphate synthase subunit HisF, with translation MMLTRRIIPCFDVDRGRVVKGVSFVQLRDAGDPVELARAYEAAGADELVFLDITASAEDRVTTYDMVAATAEQVFIPFTVGGGIRSTADMKVMLELGAEKVSINTAAIQDPDLISSGADRFGSQCIVVAIDARRIDGVPGAWEVYSHGGRMPTGLDAVEWAVEAARRGAGELLVTSMDADGHQQGYDLELLRAISDAVPVPVIASGGAGGPEHMAAALTEGRADAVLAASIFHFGTYTIRQVKEYLAARGIPVRPVPEPEPVP, from the coding sequence ATCATGCTCACCCGGCGCATCATCCCCTGCTTCGACGTCGACCGCGGCCGCGTGGTCAAAGGCGTCTCCTTCGTCCAGCTCCGCGACGCCGGCGACCCCGTCGAACTCGCCCGCGCTTACGAAGCCGCCGGCGCCGATGAGCTCGTCTTCCTCGATATCACCGCCTCCGCTGAAGACCGCGTCACGACGTACGACATGGTCGCCGCCACCGCCGAACAGGTCTTCATCCCCTTCACCGTCGGCGGCGGCATCCGCTCCACCGCCGACATGAAGGTCATGCTCGAGCTCGGCGCCGAAAAGGTCAGCATCAACACCGCCGCCATCCAGGACCCCGACCTCATCTCCAGCGGCGCCGACCGCTTCGGCAGCCAGTGCATCGTCGTCGCCATCGATGCCCGCCGCATCGACGGCGTCCCCGGCGCCTGGGAGGTCTACTCCCACGGCGGCCGCATGCCGACCGGCCTCGATGCCGTCGAATGGGCCGTCGAAGCAGCCCGCCGCGGCGCCGGCGAGCTCCTCGTCACCAGCATGGACGCCGACGGCCACCAGCAGGGCTACGACCTCGAACTCCTCCGCGCCATCTCCGACGCTGTTCCCGTCCCCGTCATCGCTTCCGGCGGCGCCGGCGGCCCCGAGCACATGGCTGCCGCGCTCACCGAAGGCCGCGCCGATGCCGTCCTCGCCGCCAGCATCTTCCACTTCGGCACCTACACCATCCGGCAGGTGAAGGAGTACCTCGCGGCTCGCGGCATCCCCGTCCGGCCCGTGCCCGAACCGGAGCCCGTCCCATGA
- the hisA gene encoding 1-(5-phosphoribosyl)-5-[(5-phosphoribosylamino)methylideneamino]imidazole-4-carboxamide isomerase — protein MSFEIIPAIDLRGGRCVRLRQGDYSRETAYSDDPVAVARQWQAEGAPRLHVVDLDGAREGRPVNTAVIEAICRAVAIPVEVSGGIRTLEAIEAALARGADRVQLGSIAVKDPALTRAAIERFGPAIVVAIDARDGEVRTDGWLHGSNVRALDLARRLDASGVARIMFTDISRDGTLSEPNFQAYRDLLAAVRCPVIASGGISSLDHLRELAAIGCEGAIVGTSLYERRFTLREALAAVAAP, from the coding sequence GTGAGCTTCGAAATCATTCCCGCCATCGACCTCCGCGGCGGCCGCTGCGTCCGCCTGCGCCAGGGCGACTACAGCCGCGAAACCGCCTACAGCGATGACCCCGTCGCCGTCGCCCGCCAGTGGCAGGCCGAGGGCGCCCCGCGCCTCCACGTCGTCGACCTCGACGGTGCCCGCGAAGGCCGCCCGGTCAATACCGCCGTCATCGAAGCCATCTGCCGCGCGGTCGCCATCCCGGTCGAAGTCTCCGGCGGCATCCGCACCCTCGAGGCCATCGAGGCCGCCCTCGCCCGCGGCGCCGACCGCGTCCAGCTCGGCTCCATCGCCGTCAAAGACCCCGCGCTCACCCGCGCCGCCATCGAACGGTTCGGGCCCGCCATCGTCGTCGCCATCGACGCCCGCGACGGCGAGGTCCGCACCGATGGGTGGCTACACGGTAGCAACGTCCGAGCGCTCGACCTCGCCCGCCGGCTCGATGCCTCCGGCGTCGCCCGCATCATGTTCACCGACATCTCCCGCGACGGCACCCTCTCCGAACCGAACTTCCAGGCCTACCGCGACCTCCTCGCGGCCGTCCGCTGCCCGGTCATCGCCTCCGGCGGCATCTCCTCCCTCGACCACCTCCGCGAACTCGCCGCCATCGGCTGCGAGGGCGCCATCGTCGGCACCTCCCTCTACGAACGCCGCTTCACCCTCCGCGAAGCCCTCGCAGCTGTAGCTGCGCCGTAG